One region of Quercus lobata isolate SW786 chromosome 2, ValleyOak3.0 Primary Assembly, whole genome shotgun sequence genomic DNA includes:
- the LOC115975211 gene encoding serine/threonine-protein kinase-like protein CCR4: MANNSHLLLFFIICLSFFSCIPFVHSLSTVAISETANQTLICALIKPPHQQAFVLNCTSFPQGIQIPVNPNTSFSGIVAGYGFLCGLISPSSSIMVCWRFSTNGTITSYKRIYGGPAAIKDLDAGNSRICGLVNGTDQLECWPWQRFRDFRPSRDHNFSSVAVGENFVCGLSAIGNITCVGNNANVVGGEPRGNYSVVSAGFRHACAISENNSLDCWGEMVGEKPQGKFISLALGENRSCALWHNETVVCWGENNFSLPERLQGTYFVTIEAKRSVFCGVVKANYSLYCWGNEVLDSKLMVFDKVVPGPCNSKCSCGILDLSSAICGQGVYICKPCEGETSPSPPPLAPPPQSSHHTSGWNKKMVAFLVVGCVGSSALILVCCFFLYKYCKDRGCRRVHDSGRLDEPGTTPENVPSPHQQQAPPVLEKRLSHLVSLGNGVPMEQFPLQMLLEATNNFSEDHKIGTGSFGSVYRATLDDGREVAIKRAEISTSTPYVNKREEDNDNAFINELEALSRLNHKNLVRLLGFCEDSNERVLVYEYMKNGTLNDHLHKLQGTPLMSWAARIKVALDAARGIEYLHVYAVPPIIHRDIKSSNILLDDTWNAKVSDFGLSLMAPVDEESHLSLLGAGTVGYMDPEYYRLQQLTTKSDVYSFGVVLLEMLSGYKAIHRNENGVPRNVVDFVVPYIAQDEIHRVLDPKVPPPTPFEIEAVAYVGYLAMDCVNLEGRDRPSMTEIVNNLKRALDACLTHPKLSRSSTESST; encoded by the coding sequence ATGGCTAATAACTCCCATCTCctactcttttttattatatgctTATCCTTCTTTTCTTGTATTCCATTTGTTCATTCACTATCCACTGTAGCCATTTCAGAGACTGCTAATCAAACACTAATCTGTGCTTTAATTAAGCCCCCTCACCAACAAGCTTTTGTCCTAAACTGTACAAGTTTCCCTCAAGGAATCCAAATTCCTGTGAATCCCAATACATCATTTTCTGGGATAGTAGCTGGATACGGATTTCTTTGTGGGTTaatttcaccatcttcttcaattaTGGTTTGCTGGAGATTCTCTACCAATGGAACTATAACGTCCTACAAGCGTATCTATGGTGGCCCTGCAGCTATCAAAGATCTTGATGCTGGGAATTCTCGCATTTGTGGCCTTGTAAATGGTACCGACCAGCTTGAGTGCTGGCCGTGGCAAAGATTTCGTGACTTTCGTCCAAGCAGGGATCATAACTTTTCAAGTGTTGCTGTGGGTGAGAATTTTGTATGTGGGTTATCAGCAATTGGAAATATTACCTGCGTTGGAAATAATGCTAATGTTGTCGGCGGAGAGCCTCGTGGGAATTACTCTGTGGTCTCTGCCGGATTTAGGCATGCTTGTGCTATCTCTGAAAACAATAGTTTGGATTGCTGGGGAGAGATGGTGGGTGAGAAACCACAGGGAAAGTTCATATCATTGGCTTTAGGAGAAAACCGTAGTTGTGCTCTATGGCATAATGAAACAGTTGTCTGCTGGGGGGAAAATAATTTCAGCCTGCCAGAACGTTTGCAAGGGACTTATTTCGTCACCATTGAAGCAAAGCGCAGTGTTTTCTGTGGAGTCGTGAAAGCAAATTATTCTTTGTACTGTTGGGGTAATGAAGTTCTTGACTCAAAATTAATGGTGTTTGACAAAGTTGTGCCAGGGCCATGTAATAGTAAATGCTCATGCGGTATATTGGACTTGTCTTCCGCCATTTGTGGTCAGGGAGTATATATATGCAAGCCTTGTGAGGGAGAAACCTCTCCTTCACCACCACCATTAGCTCCGCCACCACAATCCTCCCATCATACCAGTGGTTGGAACAAAAAAATGGTGGCTTTCTTAGTAGTGGGGTGTGTGGGATCCTCGGCTCTGATACTagtttgttgtttctttttgtaCAAATATTGCAAGGATAGAGGATGTCGCCGAGTTCATGACTCGGGCCGCTTGGACGAGCCAGGAACTACACCTGAAAATGTTCCAAGCCCACATCAACAGCAAGCACCACCGGTTCTAGAGAAGCGATTGAGCCATTTGGTTAGTTTGGGAAATGGTGTGCCCATGGAACAATTTCCTTTGCAAATGTTACTTGAAGCCACCAACAATTTTTCAGAAGATCACAAGATTGGAACAGGTAGCTTTGGCTCAGTCTACCGAGCCACTTTAGATGATGGCCGAGAAGTGGCCATCAAGCGTGCTGAAATTTCAACGTCTACACCATATGTGAACAAGCGAGAGGAGGACAATGACAATGCTTTCATAAATGAGCTGGAAGCTTTGTCCAGGCTCAATCACAAGAATCTTGTCCGTTTATTGGGATTTTGTGAAGATAGCAATGAGCGTGTATTGGTCTATGAGTACATGAAAAATGGTACCCTTAATGACCATCTTCACAAGCTTCAAGGTACTCCTCTAATGTCATGGGCTGCCCGAATTAAGGTTGCACTAGATGCAGCTAGAGGCATTGAGTATTTACACGTGTATGCAGTTCCACCAATCATACACCGCGATATCAAGTCGTCTAACATATTACTAGACGACACATGGAACGCCAAGGTGTCTGATTTCGGCCTATCATTGATGGCTCCCGTGGACGAAGAGTCACACCTTTCACTTCTTGGAGCAGGTACGGTTGGTTACATGGATCCCGAGTACTATAGACTTCAACAATTGACAACCAAAAGTGACGTGTACAGCTTTGGAGTCGTATTGCTCGAAATGCTGTCCGGGTACAAGGCAATTCATAGGAATGAAAACGGGGTGCCCCGAAATGTGGTTGATTTTGTTGTTCCATACATTGCCCAAGACGAAATTCACAGAGTTTTGGACCCAAAAGTACCACCACCTACTCCATTTGAAATAGAGGCAGTGGCATATGTTGGGTACCTAGCAATGGATTGTGTAAATCTAGAAGGTAGAGATCGTCCCTCGATGACTGAAAttgtaaataacctgaaaagaGCCTTGGATGCTTGTCTAACGCACCCAAAACTATCTCGGTCCTCCACTGAGTCTTCAACATAG
- the LOC115962535 gene encoding uncharacterized protein LOC115962535, translating into MIEEGGGGLEEETWLEEMKPGMVLFGQVQTFPVDLLSAPLGFFGVSFLPPSRQNFPQELLGFDAREESVGLSNEDQIRRIQLKGDIEHLASLEEIFWRQKSRALFVKEGDNNTRFFHKLANSHRNANLIKRLEVDGILYEDEADVRSQLVLFYQGLFEENEVWRPTMDGLDFACIGEVERLSLEKEFSKEEVIQVLREMEGDKAPGPNGFTMAFFHKCWSVVEKDVMDFFDYFHRHSVFERSMNASFLTLIPKKRNAVNIKDFRPISLVGSVYKLLSKVLANRLRAVLDNLISESQNSFVGERQILDSVLIANECLDSRLKSRIPGVVCKHDIEKAYDHVNWEALFYLLARMGFGLKWRGWIKACITSVHFSILINGSRKAFTGLKVNVRKSEIVPVGEVNNLDALANILQCRVGSLPMKYLGMPLGTSFKTASIWNPILEKMEKKLSGWKRLYLSKGAAKDACISEVLWFLEGATIRVWDLRFYRAFEDWELIASYSLLQLIQSHIPWGDRRDTLCWWLKGDGKFVTQSYYHAIRGASNSLFPWKGVWKPKIPRRVAFFLWTAAHSRILTLDNLMLRGRPLASWCCFWYSLDYARISGGFVILLASVAWES; encoded by the exons aacttttgggttttgatgCAAGAGAGGAGTCGGTGGGTCTATCGAATGAGGATCAGATCCGTCGCATTCAGCTCAAAGGGGACATAGAACATTTGGCTTCTCTTGAGGAAATTTTCTGGAGACAAAAGTCTCGTGCTTTGTTTGTGAAGGAGGGAGATAATAATACTCGTTTCTTTCATAAATTAGCAAATTCCCATAGAAATGCTAATCTAATTAAGAGGTTAGAGGTGGATGGTATTCTTTATGAGGATGAGGCTGATGTGCGCTCTCAGTTAGTTCTCTTCTACCAAGGGTTGTTTGAGGAAAATGAGGTGTGGCGTCCTACTATGGATGGGTTAGATTTTGCATGCATTGGAGAGGTAGAGAGGTTATCCTTAGAGAAGGAGTTCTCGAAGGAGGAAGTCATCCAGGTATTAAGGGAGATGGAGGGTGATAAAGCCCCCGGTCCTAATGGCTTCACCATGGCtttttttcacaaatgttgGAGTGTTGTGGAAAAGGATGTCATGGATTTCTTTGATTACTTTCATCGGCACTCTGTGTTTGAACGGTCTATGAATGCTTCGTTTCTCACTTTAATTCCCAAGAAGCGTAATGCTGTTAACATTAAGGACTTTCGCCCCATTAGTTTGGTGGGTAGTGTGTACAAGTTGCTATCCAAGGTGTTGGCTAATAGGTTGAGGGCGGTTTTGGATAATCTTATCTCTGAGTCTCAAAATTCATTTGTTGGCGAAAGGCAGATCCTGGATTCAGTGCTTATTGCAAATGAATGCCTGGATAGCAGGTTGAAGAGCAGAATACCGGGTGTGGTTTGCAAGCATGATATTGAAAAAGCATACGACCATGTGAACTGGGAGGCCTTGTTTTATTTGTTGGCCCggatgggttttgggttgaaatGGAGGGGGTGGATCAAGGCTTGTATTACTTCTGTCCATTTTTCAATCCTAATAAATGGCTCCCGGAAG GCTTTTACGGGCTTGAAGGTCAATGTTAGGAAAAGTGAGATTGTCCCTGTTGGGGAGGTGAATAACCTAGATGCACTGGCTAATATTCTTCAATGTAGAGTGGGAAGTTTgcctatgaaatatttggggATGCCGTTGGGGACTTCTTTTAAGACTGCTtcgatttggaatcctattttggagaaaatggagaagaagctATCTGGGTGGAAGCGTCTCTATTTATCTAAGGGTG CGGCTAAGGATGCTTGTATCTCTGAGGTTTTGTGGTTTCTAGAAGGGGCTACTATTAGAGTTTGGGATTTAAGGTTTTatagagcttttgaagattggGAGTTAATTGCATCTTATTCTCTTCTCCAACTTATCCAATCTCATATTCCTTGGGGTGATAGGAGGGATACCCTTTGTTGGTGGCTAAAAGGTGATGGTAAGTTTGTCACGCAGTCTTATTACCATGCGATTCGGGGTGCTTcgaattctttgtttccttggaagggtgtttggaaaccaaagattCCTAGGCGAGTGGCGTTCTTTTTGTGGACTGCTGCTCATAGTCGGATCCTCACTTTGGATAATCTAATGCTTAGGGGTCGCCCTTTGGCTtcttggtgtt GCTTTTGGTATTCATTGGATTATGCCAGGATCAGTGGTGGGTTTGTTATCTTGTTGGCATCAGTGGCTTGGGAATCTTAA
- the LOC115975210 gene encoding adenylate kinase 2, chloroplastic-like isoform X2, translating into MSMYEQVMASTKNPGEALKIMISGAPASGKGTQCELITQKYSLVHVAAGDLLRAEVAAGSDNGRQAKEFMEKGQLVPDEIVVMMVKERLSLPDAEENGWLLDGYPRSLSQATALKKFGFEPDLFILLEVPEDILVERVIGRRLDPVTGKIYHLKYSPPETEEIAARLTQRFDDTEEKVKLRLRTHHQNVEAVLSMFKDITVKIDGNGSKEDVFAQIDGWLTKLLEQRKATSESLAA; encoded by the exons ATGAGTATGTATGAGCAGGTAATGGCATCTACTAAGAACCCAGGAGAGGCTCTCAAAATTATGATATCTGGGGCTCCGGCTTCTGGTAAAGGAACCCAATGTGAGCTTATCACTCAAAAA TATAGTCTGGTGCATGTTGCTGCTGGAGATTTACTCAGGGCAGAAGTTGCAGCTGGTAGTGATAATGGAAGGCAAGCAAAGGAATTCATGGAGAAAGGACAATTGGTCCCAGATGAAATAGTTGTTATG ATGGTCAAGGAGCGTCTATCGCTGCCAGATGCTGAAGAAAATGGTTGGCTTTTGGATGGATACCCAAGGAGCTTATCACAAGCAACTGCTCTTAAGAAATTTGGGTTTGAGCCAGATCTTTTCATTCTCCTTGAA GTCCCTGAAGATATCCTTGTTGAGAGAGTCATTGGACGAAGGTTAGATCCTGTTACTGGGAAGATATACCACTTGAAGTATTCTCCCCCAGAAACTGAAGAAATTGCTGCGAGGCTTACTCAACGATTTGATGACACAGAAGAAAAG GTAAAGTTGCGGTTGCGCACTCATCATCAAAATGTGGAGGCAGTTCTTTCAATGTTTAAAGACATAACAGTGAAG ATTGATGGAAATGGTTCCAAAGAGGATGTGTTTGCCCAAATTGATGGTTGGCTGACAAAACTTCTTGAGCAAAGGAAGGCTACTTCAGAATCTTTGGCAGCATAA
- the LOC115975210 gene encoding adenylate kinase, chloroplastic-like isoform X1 — protein MACGVNLWTIPQPKPQSSYSSSSSSLKPPLTSQLSLLFPNFNNSTLSLRFHTTLSRSRLTKSHSPNAPPPHFMVMASTKNPGEALKIMISGAPASGKGTQCELITQKYSLVHVAAGDLLRAEVAAGSDNGRQAKEFMEKGQLVPDEIVVMMVKERLSLPDAEENGWLLDGYPRSLSQATALKKFGFEPDLFILLEVPEDILVERVIGRRLDPVTGKIYHLKYSPPETEEIAARLTQRFDDTEEKVKLRLRTHHQNVEAVLSMFKDITVKIDGNGSKEDVFAQIDGWLTKLLEQRKATSESLAA, from the exons ATGGCGTGCGGCGTAAATTTGTGGACGATACCACAGCCAAAGCCGCAGTCttcctattcttcttcttcttcttctttaaaaccACCTCTCACTTCacaattatcattattattccCAAATTTCAACAATTCCACCCTCTCCCTCCGTTTCCATACAACCCTATCCCGCTCTCGTCTTACCAAATCCCACTCGCCAAATGCTCCTCCTCCTCACTTCATG GTAATGGCATCTACTAAGAACCCAGGAGAGGCTCTCAAAATTATGATATCTGGGGCTCCGGCTTCTGGTAAAGGAACCCAATGTGAGCTTATCACTCAAAAA TATAGTCTGGTGCATGTTGCTGCTGGAGATTTACTCAGGGCAGAAGTTGCAGCTGGTAGTGATAATGGAAGGCAAGCAAAGGAATTCATGGAGAAAGGACAATTGGTCCCAGATGAAATAGTTGTTATG ATGGTCAAGGAGCGTCTATCGCTGCCAGATGCTGAAGAAAATGGTTGGCTTTTGGATGGATACCCAAGGAGCTTATCACAAGCAACTGCTCTTAAGAAATTTGGGTTTGAGCCAGATCTTTTCATTCTCCTTGAA GTCCCTGAAGATATCCTTGTTGAGAGAGTCATTGGACGAAGGTTAGATCCTGTTACTGGGAAGATATACCACTTGAAGTATTCTCCCCCAGAAACTGAAGAAATTGCTGCGAGGCTTACTCAACGATTTGATGACACAGAAGAAAAG GTAAAGTTGCGGTTGCGCACTCATCATCAAAATGTGGAGGCAGTTCTTTCAATGTTTAAAGACATAACAGTGAAG ATTGATGGAAATGGTTCCAAAGAGGATGTGTTTGCCCAAATTGATGGTTGGCTGACAAAACTTCTTGAGCAAAGGAAGGCTACTTCAGAATCTTTGGCAGCATAA
- the LOC115962544 gene encoding protein phosphatase 1 regulatory subunit INH3-like: MSATARPTQSSSPSVTVTTTVASQSQQPPHQHQQQQQQQSQPETLVLRLNRKKKKVTWKEDTVDNEFMQKKSSKKCCIFHKQKPFDDDDTDSDSDHDPDPDHDHDHDHDHASCSSSHHS; the protein is encoded by the coding sequence ATGAGCGCCACCGCGCGACCAACACAGTCCTCGTCACCCTCCGTGACCGTCACTACCACCGTCGCATCTCAGTCCCAACAACCACCccatcaacatcaacaacaacaacaacaacaatcacaacctGAAACCCTAGTCCTCCGCCTCAACCgcaagaagaagaaggtgactTGGAAGGAAGACACCGTGGACAACGAGTTCATGCAGAAGAAGAGCTCCAAGAAGTGCTGCATCTTCCACAAGCAGAAGCCCTTCGACGACGACGATACTGACAGCGACAGCGACCACGATCCCGATCCCGATCACGATCACGATCACGACCACGACCAcgcttcttgttcttcttcccATCACTCATGA